From the genome of Diceros bicornis minor isolate mBicDic1 unplaced genomic scaffold, mDicBic1.mat.cur scaffold_67_ctg1, whole genome shotgun sequence, one region includes:
- the GNA11 gene encoding guanine nucleotide-binding protein subunit alpha-11, which yields MTLESMMACCLSDEVKESKRINAEIEKQLRRDKRDARRELKLLLLGTGESGKSTFIKQMRIIHGAGYSEEDKRGFTKLVYQNIFTAMQAMIRAMETLKILYKYEQNKANALLIREVDVEKVTTFEHRYVNAIKTLWNDPGIQECYDRRREYQLSDSAKYYLTDVDRIATLGYLPSQQDVLRVRVPTTGIIEYPFDLENIIFRMVDVGGQRSERRKWIHCFENVTSIMFLVALSEYDQVLVESDNENRMEESKALFRTIITYPWFQNSSVILFLNKKDLLEDKILHSHLVDYFPEFDGPQRDAQAAREFILRMFVDLNPDSDKIIYSHFTCATDTENIRFVFAAVKDTILQLNLKEYNLV from the exons ATGACTCTGGAGTCCATGATGGCGTGTTGCCTGAGCGACGAGGTGAAGGAGTCCAAGCGCATCAACGCCGAGATCGAGAAGCAGCTGCGGCGGGACAAGCGCGACGCCCGGCGCGAGCTCAAGCTGCTGCTGCTCG GCACGGGCGAGAGCGGGAAAAGCACGTTCATCAAGCAGATGCGCATCATCCACGGGGCGGGCTACTCCGAGGAGGACAAGCGGGGCTTCACCAAGCTGGTCTACCAGAACATCTTCACCGCCATGCAGGCCATGATCCGCGCCATGGAGACCCTGAAGATCCTCTACAAGTACGAGCAGAACAAG GCCAACGCGCTGCTGATCCGGGAGGTGGACGTGGAGAAGGTGACGACCTTTGAGCACCGGTACGTGAACGCCATCAAGACGCTGTGGAACGACCCTGGCATCCAGGAGTGCTACGACCGCAGGCGCGAGTACCAGCTTTCAGACTCCGCCAAGTA CTACCTGACGGACGTGGACCGCATCGCCACCCTGGGCtacctgcccagccagcaggacGTGCTGCGCGTGCGCGTGCCCACCACCGGCATCATCGAGTACCCCTTCGACCTGGAGAACATCATCTTCAG GATGGTGGACGTGGGCGGACAGAGGTCTGAGCGGAGGAAGTGGATCCACTGCTTCGAGAACGTGACGTCCATCATGTTCCTCGTGGCCCTCAGCGAGTACGACCAAGTCCTGGTGGAGTCGGACAACGAG AACCGCATGGAGGAGAGCAAGGCGCTCTTCCGGACCATCATCACGTACCCCTGGTTCCAGAACTCGTCGGTCATCCTCTTCCTCAACAAGAAGGACCTGCTGGAGGACAAGATCCTGCACTCCCACCTGGTGGACTACTTCCCCGAGTTCGACG GGCCGCAGCGGGACGCGCAGGCCGCCCGCGAGTTCATCCTGAGGATGTTCGTGGACCTGAACCCCGACAGCGACAAGATCATCTACTCGCACTTCACGTGCGCCACCGACACGGAGAACATCCGCTTCGTCTTCGCCGCCGTGAAGGACACGATCCTGCAGCTGAACTTGAAGGAGTACAACCTGGTGTGA